The genomic interval CTTTCCCAAAAAAATTCGCGATTAAATCCTTAATGTAATCAATCATGGCCTTCTTCCTTATTTATTTGCGATATGCACTTAGCTATCTATAAAGAGCAATAATTTTAAGTAGTTTTTATATTATTTTATTTTTATATTATTTCCTGCCTGCCGGCAGGCAGGTATTATTTTATTTTTAAAATTAGAGCCATCTTTTCTTTTCAAAAAATGCCAACATGCCTAGGCAACCAACCAGCATAATGGCGATGACAACCCAAAAACCGTTGCTTGTCTCCACAAAGGGCATGCCATTCATCGTGTTCATGCCAAAAATAGCGGCTAGCAGAGTAAGGGGAAAGACAATGACGGAAAAAATAGTAAGAGTTTTCATGATGTCGCTGATGCGGTAATTAAGCAAAGACTCATTGGTGTCGTGCAGGGCCTCAATCATTTCTTTTTGGCTTTCCAGAAATTCCCAGATTCTTTTTGAGTTTTCAACCAAGCGGTAATAATGTTTTTTTATTTCCTGCTCCGGCACCAAGCTGCTCTTCATCTCGGTTAAGCCTTTTAAAATATTTTTGTGGTTTTGCAGTATTTTCCGAAGGTTGATTATATTGCGTTTCAAGTAAAGAATGCGTGAAACCGCCTCTTTCTGTTTTTGGGCGAAGATTGTTTTTTCCGCCTCGGCAATGGCCAGACTGGTTTGGTCAAGAAGGCCATAACAAGAAAGCATTAGCTTTTCCAGCAGTTCATAGAGAAGAATGGCTGATGATTCAAATTTATAAGCCAAAAGAGAACTCTCTTTCTTCTGGCAAAAATCAAAAAAGTCATCCAGGGCCCCCAAATTATTATCATGCAAAGTGACCAGATAGCCATGGCCGATAAAAAAATCGATCTCTCCGGAGCAAATATTGCCGTCAACCAAAACCGGAAAATGGAGGATTAAAAACAAATAATTTTTTCCCAGTTCGGCCATCGGCCTTTGGGCGGTTGAACCCGCCAGGGAGGCCCGCAGATGTTTTGAATCAAAATTATATTTTTTCCGCAAAAATTCCGATTCCTTTTTGCCGGCGTTGCCAATGTTCAGCCAAATTAATTTTTCTTTAAGCGTCTTCGGATTATCAATAGTTATTTCCTCAATGTTTTTTGAAATTTTTTTATAACCAGGCATAAATAGTTAGGTTGTGGATAAAATAATTATTAACTTTATTATAGCACAAATTTATCTTGTTAGAAACAAAGCTTTGCTCAAACTTTGCCTTCCCCCCAAGAATAAATTTCCGGGTGGGCCTGGCGGGATCGAATGCTTTGAGGATTTAAAACTTTATGTTATAATAAAATTATTCCAAGAAAAATCTTTAATAAATATCTTACAATAAA from Patescibacteria group bacterium carries:
- a CDS encoding magnesium transporter CorA family protein; this encodes MPGYKKISKNIEEITIDNPKTLKEKLIWLNIGNAGKKESEFLRKKYNFDSKHLRASLAGSTAQRPMAELGKNYLFLILHFPVLVDGNICSGEIDFFIGHGYLVTLHDNNLGALDDFFDFCQKKESSLLAYKFESSAILLYELLEKLMLSCYGLLDQTSLAIAEAEKTIFAQKQKEAVSRILYLKRNIINLRKILQNHKNILKGLTEMKSSLVPEQEIKKHYYRLVENSKRIWEFLESQKEMIEALHDTNESLLNYRISDIMKTLTIFSVIVFPLTLLAAIFGMNTMNGMPFVETSNGFWVVIAIMLVGCLGMLAFFEKKRWL